In Hallerella succinigenes, the following are encoded in one genomic region:
- a CDS encoding YgiQ family radical SAM protein, whose product MDAHDFLPISKEDLDARGWDFVDVIVISADAYVDHPSFGHAVMARLIENEGYRVAILPQPNWRDDLRDFKKLGKPRLFFAISSGMDSMVNHYTAAKRLRSDDAFTPGGKAGFRPDRATTVYAKILKKLYPDVPVVIGGLESSLRRISHYDYWDDKLFPSILATTQADLLLYGMGEKPMKALLHLLKKGVPFSNMNSIPQTAYLAPKGRVPKNRDMQDLVLPSYEECLKNKRTQFDAYRKTEIETNRIHARRILQDTGEQTIVINPPYPPLEYGELDESYEYPYMRAPHPRYKKRGPVPAFEMIKFSINTHRGCFGGCSFCAINAHQGKFIASRSRESILREVEIVTNMPGFAGTISDLGGPSANMYKMRGKDRSRCEKCARPSCVFPRICDNMNTRHHDLTELYKEVAKNPKVKHLFIGSGVRYDLILQETTDKSLQQDHMEYAKQLIHNHVSGRLKVAPEHTSDAVLSLIRKPSFSLFYKFKELFDKESAAVGKRQQLIPYFISSHPGCTEKDMAELALETKQLGFKLEQVQDFTPTPMTIATELYYAEMYPDGKPLYVAKTPEQKANQKRFFFWYIPENRVWIRKTLERLKLGKISRLLLSHTSYKEGRTYEPSLERAVEREQVRRDRNIRRRGRRLGRS is encoded by the coding sequence ATGGATGCTCATGATTTTTTGCCAATTTCCAAAGAGGACTTGGATGCGCGTGGCTGGGATTTTGTCGATGTCATCGTCATTTCCGCAGATGCCTACGTCGACCATCCTTCTTTTGGCCACGCCGTTATGGCTCGCCTCATTGAAAACGAAGGCTATCGTGTAGCAATACTCCCCCAACCCAACTGGCGGGACGATTTAAGAGACTTCAAAAAGCTCGGAAAGCCGCGCCTATTCTTTGCCATTTCAAGCGGCATGGACAGCATGGTGAACCATTACACCGCGGCTAAACGTCTCCGTAGCGATGACGCCTTTACCCCCGGTGGCAAAGCGGGATTCCGCCCAGACCGAGCCACTACCGTTTACGCAAAAATTCTTAAAAAGCTCTACCCGGACGTTCCTGTGGTCATCGGAGGGCTTGAATCGAGCCTACGCCGCATTAGCCATTACGACTACTGGGACGACAAACTTTTTCCCTCGATTCTCGCCACGACACAGGCGGACTTGCTGCTTTACGGCATGGGCGAAAAACCGATGAAGGCTCTGCTCCATCTGCTCAAGAAAGGCGTGCCGTTTTCAAACATGAACTCCATTCCGCAGACAGCGTACCTCGCCCCCAAAGGTCGCGTTCCCAAGAACCGCGACATGCAGGATCTGGTGCTGCCGAGCTATGAAGAATGCTTAAAAAACAAGCGCACCCAGTTCGACGCCTACCGCAAAACGGAAATTGAAACAAACCGCATCCACGCACGCCGCATTCTGCAAGATACCGGCGAACAGACAATTGTCATCAACCCGCCTTACCCGCCTCTTGAATACGGTGAACTCGACGAAAGCTACGAATACCCGTACATGAGAGCTCCGCATCCGCGATACAAAAAGCGAGGCCCGGTTCCCGCCTTCGAAATGATCAAGTTCTCGATCAACACGCATCGCGGATGCTTTGGCGGTTGCAGCTTCTGCGCCATCAATGCGCATCAGGGCAAATTCATCGCAAGCCGTTCCCGGGAAAGCATTCTCCGCGAAGTGGAAATTGTGACAAACATGCCGGGCTTTGCAGGCACGATTTCGGACCTCGGCGGTCCCAGTGCGAACATGTACAAGATGCGCGGCAAGGATCGTTCCCGTTGCGAAAAATGCGCCCGCCCGAGTTGCGTGTTCCCGCGTATTTGCGACAACATGAATACGCGTCACCATGACCTGACGGAGCTTTACAAAGAAGTCGCAAAGAATCCCAAAGTCAAGCATCTCTTCATTGGAAGCGGCGTCCGCTACGATTTGATTTTGCAAGAAACGACCGACAAGAGTCTGCAACAGGATCACATGGAATATGCAAAACAGCTCATTCACAACCATGTAAGCGGACGTTTGAAAGTCGCGCCGGAACATACATCCGATGCGGTCTTAAGCCTTATCCGCAAACCGTCCTTTAGCCTTTTTTACAAGTTCAAGGAACTCTTTGACAAGGAAAGCGCAGCCGTCGGAAAGCGTCAGCAACTGATTCCATACTTTATTTCGAGCCATCCTGGCTGCACCGAAAAGGATATGGCAGAACTTGCGCTCGAAACGAAACAGCTCGGTTTTAAACTTGAACAGGTTCAGGATTTTACCCCGACACCGATGACGATTGCGACCGAGCTGTATTACGCGGAAATGTACCCGGACGGAAAGCCTCTTTACGTCGCCAAGACGCCCGAACAAAAAGCAAACCAGAAGCGTTTCTTCTTTTGGTATATCCCCGAGAACCGCGTCTGGATTCGAAAGACTCTCGAACGCTTAAAGCTCGGAAAAATTTCGCGCCTTTTACTTTCGCACACCTCGTACAAGGAAGGCCGCACATACGAACCGAGCCTTGAACGCGCAGTCGAACGCGAACAAGTCCGCAGAGACCGCAACATCCGCCGCCGCGGACGACGTCTCGGCAGATCCTAA
- a CDS encoding LTA synthase family protein, translating into MKKFISAVTGKMAEFAPWKNLVFISLAFWGSHILLRFLLLFRNNPYGFPFVSKPDWYIFHAICLDFLWIGKALLVFALFTVLFGYIQSKILKKLSKNKHRVCTVLYTIFHSAILLTTLLDNEVQRFLGSHLSFGLANTYKDTSSIVMFYDYVANDLSVPFLQFFVLALILPATYGLYRLIRKGLGNRSLKIPLIAMCIFYVASHLFVYVIWTGNARMTKLRPVVTLVYNDLFPAKKSEHLNATDVAVLGKAYQQLWQKVQGDSLWEFDSSEIGQKLPLYRIPKTALAESEALKARRAEKPNIIFFLLESHRGLNVGFMNPNEPSPTPFLDSIAKHSHAWVRMHASGLPTTGGVLSTHLGIPHHSKLAEATDLAHVNLPSFASVLTDSGYTTHYFSAADPAWDNLGVWMAKWYTAEHYDRNFEDDSSFFDKTVSAIRDSLATGDKPFLATIMSRSNHYPFNFAAGMTDEEKNRPLQERIKVTMHYTDRQLARFIHSIENEPWYKNTYVIIMADHGFPLGENDVSTMNGSAYSNATWIPFVIHGKGLEPAIDTATTAQIDVGVTILELAGLAVPNVSMGHNLLRGYGSGLSLGAYSKVADIGFDGYRLIDRYPLNSGNVDGLFAEGDTHQKKDLAAEKTAEVKRLEALIDTLIKISDYTLETGF; encoded by the coding sequence ATGAAAAAGTTTATATCTGCCGTTACCGGCAAAATGGCGGAGTTTGCTCCGTGGAAGAATCTGGTCTTTATATCTCTTGCGTTCTGGGGCTCGCATATCCTTTTGCGATTCCTGCTTTTGTTCCGCAATAATCCCTACGGATTCCCGTTTGTCAGTAAACCGGACTGGTACATTTTCCACGCCATCTGTCTTGACTTTTTGTGGATCGGCAAAGCGCTTCTCGTCTTTGCACTTTTCACGGTTCTCTTTGGATATATCCAATCCAAGATTTTGAAGAAGCTTTCCAAAAACAAGCACCGCGTTTGCACGGTTCTGTACACGATTTTCCATTCCGCGATTTTGCTCACGACCCTTCTCGACAACGAGGTGCAACGTTTTTTGGGAAGCCACCTTTCCTTTGGACTTGCAAACACTTACAAGGACACTTCGTCCATTGTGATGTTCTACGATTACGTGGCCAATGATCTGTCGGTGCCGTTCTTGCAGTTCTTTGTGCTTGCGCTGATCTTGCCTGCCACCTACGGGCTTTACCGCTTGATTCGTAAGGGCCTTGGAAATCGCTCGTTAAAAATTCCGCTGATTGCAATGTGCATTTTCTACGTCGCATCGCACCTGTTCGTCTACGTGATTTGGACGGGAAACGCCCGCATGACAAAGCTCCGCCCGGTCGTCACTCTCGTTTACAACGATCTGTTTCCCGCGAAAAAATCCGAGCATTTAAATGCAACGGACGTCGCCGTTCTCGGGAAGGCTTACCAACAATTGTGGCAGAAAGTCCAAGGCGATTCCCTGTGGGAATTTGACAGCTCCGAAATCGGGCAAAAACTTCCCCTGTACCGCATCCCAAAGACAGCTCTCGCCGAAAGTGAAGCGCTCAAGGCGCGCCGTGCAGAAAAGCCGAATATTATTTTCTTCCTGCTAGAATCGCACCGAGGCTTAAACGTCGGATTTATGAATCCGAACGAACCTTCCCCGACGCCTTTCCTCGATTCCATCGCCAAACATTCCCACGCCTGGGTGCGTATGCACGCGAGCGGGCTTCCGACCACCGGCGGCGTCCTTTCGACGCATCTCGGTATACCGCACCATTCGAAACTCGCCGAAGCGACGGATCTTGCCCATGTGAATTTGCCGAGCTTCGCCTCCGTTCTCACGGATTCCGGGTACACGACGCATTATTTCTCGGCAGCAGATCCTGCTTGGGATAATCTCGGCGTGTGGATGGCAAAATGGTACACCGCAGAGCATTACGACCGTAACTTTGAAGACGATTCGAGCTTCTTCGACAAGACCGTTTCCGCTATCCGGGATTCCTTGGCCACCGGAGATAAGCCTTTCCTCGCCACGATCATGAGCCGTTCGAACCATTATCCGTTCAACTTTGCCGCCGGCATGACGGATGAAGAAAAGAATCGCCCGTTGCAGGAACGTATCAAAGTGACAATGCATTACACCGACCGGCAGCTCGCTAGATTCATCCATTCGATCGAAAACGAACCCTGGTACAAGAACACTTATGTCATCATCATGGCGGACCACGGATTTCCTCTAGGAGAAAATGACGTTTCCACGATGAACGGCAGCGCCTATTCGAACGCCACCTGGATTCCGTTTGTCATTCACGGCAAAGGCCTAGAACCGGCGATCGATACCGCAACCACGGCACAGATCGACGTCGGCGTCACGATTCTTGAACTCGCCGGTTTGGCTGTCCCGAACGTTTCCATGGGTCACAATCTTTTGCGCGGCTACGGCAGTGGACTTTCACTCGGAGCCTATTCCAAAGTGGCAGACATCGGCTTTGACGGTTACCGCTTAATCGATCGTTATCCGTTAAACTCCGGAAATGTCGACGGCCTTTTTGCCGAAGGCGATACGCACCAAAAGAAAGACCTCGCTGCAGAAAAAACAGCCGAGGTCAAACGCTTGGAAGCTCTGATCGATACGCTCATCAAAATCTCCGATTACACGCTCGAAACTGGTTTCTAA
- a CDS encoding efflux RND transporter permease subunit, whose amino-acid sequence MYIFTMDTQKSLIERFSNWYIPLICKHQYKALVFYILLALLLAFPILVYPGLKLDADLAHLLPEETPSVKALNESYERFGSTDKFMIAIQSEDVELVAALQDSIADYIHKNWEGDYVSTQVDNDNQFFKDNGLLYLPLHHLESLRDNLEDVQQEIGRKNGPLVVDLLDDNAPAEKKERVWFDASIPQELGLPDEALGAFDTFFKKDTSKSEEKSSGEWNAKSTVPSHLKNRLIGSPNPENFDGKILFNGVVNAKLLKPSTDYEFVTHILARTDTLLQYFNGKQYPVPTRFTVEGTYEGLKEVDDVANDSIFSFGISLFLIFFLTAFFFRSVKGPILVTASVLYACVPTLAFTAIFYGKFNPFTVFVASIILGIGIDYSIHILGTAQKLLHKYATLEEVLEHAQKKMIKPFILASFTTIAAFLTLLASSFRGFYEFGIVASTGVLFSMLTSVLVLPVFVKCMGGIPKAPNNSFLPKSWSEQKIFKFFKVAAIIGFVIGALSLYYCQYVDFEHNLRNLRRVSTEKTQKKNKISTKVTTASGKAKTSTPAAVMGSKPEQLDKLYDTLMVRLLKEKDPMLGSFLTLKTFVPPKDSQEARLEIIEEIRDLANARVFDHATGEDSVNIATLRQLAQVKESFGPEDIPAWTLDILREKDGSYGKIGFIYGDFPSWDAHALHDFQNRYGHWNFDGENLRTFSSQFILSDVIESVKADSFKLAAAIVVVIFATLAISFRKPKLFISGCISFGLGFLITLGALGFLTHTIEFGKISIYNVIVIPMTLGIGIDATIHFISAWISDKNLTLRALLDNTGRNVMASSTTTIAGFVGFLFTTHRGLQGIGHLACVGLAIFLVTSVVFSMFLCGSLLKKDSK is encoded by the coding sequence TTGTATATTTTCACCATGGATACTCAAAAGTCGCTCATCGAAAGATTTTCCAATTGGTACATCCCTTTGATTTGCAAGCACCAGTATAAGGCGCTTGTTTTTTATATTCTGCTCGCCCTTCTGCTCGCATTCCCGATTCTCGTGTATCCGGGATTGAAGCTCGATGCGGACCTCGCTCATTTGCTCCCGGAAGAAACGCCGAGCGTGAAGGCGCTGAATGAATCTTATGAGAGATTCGGCAGTACCGACAAGTTCATGATCGCCATCCAGAGCGAAGACGTAGAACTCGTTGCTGCGTTGCAGGATTCCATTGCGGACTACATCCACAAAAACTGGGAAGGCGATTACGTTTCGACCCAAGTGGACAACGACAACCAGTTCTTTAAGGACAATGGTCTGCTGTACCTTCCGCTACACCACTTGGAATCTTTGCGCGACAATTTGGAAGATGTGCAACAGGAAATCGGCCGTAAAAATGGCCCGCTCGTGGTAGACCTTTTGGACGATAACGCTCCGGCAGAAAAGAAGGAACGCGTTTGGTTCGATGCGAGCATTCCGCAGGAACTTGGCCTTCCGGATGAAGCTTTGGGCGCTTTTGATACTTTCTTTAAAAAGGACACTTCCAAGTCCGAAGAAAAAAGTTCGGGCGAATGGAACGCAAAGTCCACTGTCCCGTCTCACTTGAAGAATCGCCTGATCGGCTCTCCGAATCCGGAAAACTTTGACGGCAAGATTCTCTTCAACGGCGTGGTGAATGCAAAGCTTTTGAAGCCTTCGACGGACTATGAATTTGTAACCCACATTCTTGCCCGTACCGATACGCTGTTGCAATACTTCAACGGAAAGCAGTATCCGGTGCCGACCCGCTTTACCGTGGAAGGGACCTATGAAGGATTGAAGGAAGTGGATGATGTTGCAAACGACAGTATCTTCTCCTTTGGCATCAGTCTTTTTTTGATCTTCTTCTTGACAGCGTTCTTCTTCCGCAGCGTGAAGGGACCGATTCTTGTGACGGCATCCGTGCTTTACGCTTGCGTTCCGACTCTGGCGTTTACGGCGATTTTCTATGGAAAGTTTAACCCGTTTACGGTGTTTGTCGCTTCGATCATTTTGGGTATCGGTATTGACTATTCCATCCATATTTTGGGGACGGCGCAAAAGCTTCTGCACAAGTATGCGACTCTCGAAGAGGTGCTGGAACACGCTCAAAAGAAGATGATCAAACCGTTCATTTTGGCAAGCTTTACGACGATTGCTGCGTTCCTTACGCTTCTCGCTTCGAGCTTCCGCGGTTTCTACGAATTTGGCATTGTCGCTTCGACGGGAGTGCTCTTTAGCATGCTGACGTCGGTGCTTGTGCTTCCGGTTTTTGTGAAGTGCATGGGCGGTATTCCGAAGGCTCCGAATAACAGCTTCCTTCCGAAGTCCTGGAGTGAACAGAAAATTTTCAAGTTCTTCAAGGTGGCGGCGATCATCGGCTTTGTGATTGGAGCGCTTTCGCTGTATTACTGCCAGTATGTGGATTTTGAACACAATCTGCGCAACCTGCGCCGCGTTTCTACGGAAAAGACGCAGAAAAAGAACAAGATTTCGACCAAGGTGACGACTGCTTCGGGTAAGGCAAAAACTTCGACACCTGCTGCCGTAATGGGAAGCAAGCCGGAACAGCTTGACAAGCTTTACGATACTTTGATGGTGCGCCTTCTCAAGGAAAAGGATCCGATGCTTGGAAGTTTCCTAACGCTCAAGACCTTTGTTCCGCCAAAGGATTCTCAGGAAGCGCGCCTTGAAATTATCGAAGAAATTCGAGACTTGGCCAATGCCCGCGTTTTTGACCATGCGACGGGCGAGGATTCTGTCAATATTGCAACGCTCCGTCAACTTGCCCAGGTTAAAGAATCCTTTGGCCCGGAAGATATCCCGGCGTGGACCTTGGATATTCTTCGTGAAAAGGACGGTTCTTACGGCAAGATCGGCTTTATCTACGGCGACTTCCCGAGCTGGGATGCGCATGCGTTGCACGACTTCCAGAACCGTTATGGACATTGGAATTTCGATGGCGAAAATCTGCGCACCTTCTCATCGCAGTTCATTCTTTCGGACGTGATCGAATCGGTAAAGGCGGACAGCTTTAAGCTTGCTGCAGCGATTGTCGTCGTCATCTTTGCCACGCTCGCGATTTCGTTCCGCAAGCCGAAGCTCTTTATTTCGGGCTGTATTTCGTTTGGCCTAGGATTCTTGATAACGCTTGGAGCTCTTGGCTTCTTGACGCATACGATTGAATTCGGCAAAATCAGCATTTACAACGTGATTGTGATTCCGATGACTCTCGGTATCGGTATCGATGCGACGATCCACTTTATTTCCGCTTGGATTTCGGATAAGAACTTGACTCTGCGTGCGCTTTTGGACAATACGGGCCGCAATGTGATGGCGAGTTCCACGACGACGATCGCGGGCTTTGTGGGCTTCCTCTTTACGACGCACCGCGGTTTGCAGGGAATTGGCCACTTGGCCTGTGTCGGCCTTGCAATATTCCTCGTAACGAGCGTCGTCTTTAGCATGTTCTTATGCGGAAGCTTGTTAAAGAAGGATTCGAAGTAG
- a CDS encoding LTA synthase family protein, whose translation MKKILELLKNPFIQITLFAFVLQTFLFAVFYMLPDPLGLSMTEMFSGRMLWQFTMTYGAILVLSALFAFAKAPRALSIFYVFYFFFAIADYEVFRFTHQRLSYSYLRTYFHLSNISDATTISTLGGESATVWFLGALFAMVSAAVFFCVYWTNRKCRLKKAGQPTKLVFAKKIPVTMLVLGLVLSVIPLILFLAGTRGTVTVPLIHFPVDMRFTLGKHTITAPILHIAAEESFEFVRDNYKITDELMKELDSFLPADFAENRVSLEYPGFRKASAAKFKATHPYNIVFIFGESFKGCIFNQMLEGDTTLAPNIWKLANEGAIWFKNAFSSGYPTVRGTMSTYLGFPSHPNRDLPSFYASNRFKGFPEYLTDYTRAYVTISNPIFDHTLPFVERFFGDNWHVVPEPKIHGTMDSLGANLAIENLAKMPTDKNWFLLFNTIASHIPFQNYPDAFDAKPDDAMYRYRAAVRYTDQQLGRFFEELSKRPDYDNTVVILLGDHDTPVDSLDYRVPQPLGVSASQIFMCIFSKDTNLVKGLTVREDVAAQHDIGPTVMDLAQVRGANHFWGYDLLTDQRPENQPSIFLTQNAYYLGFRDSVIVGGLENEDVFVGKKGVYRESSDATAKAWRENAIGASKIIRTLLRNDKMMPPE comes from the coding sequence ATGAAAAAGATTTTAGAACTGTTGAAGAATCCGTTTATTCAGATTACGCTGTTTGCTTTTGTGCTTCAGACGTTTTTGTTCGCTGTCTTTTATATGTTGCCCGACCCGCTTGGACTTTCCATGACGGAAATGTTTTCGGGGAGAATGCTTTGGCAGTTTACGATGACTTACGGAGCGATCCTTGTTCTGTCGGCGCTGTTCGCATTTGCCAAGGCTCCACGTGCACTTTCGATCTTTTACGTTTTCTACTTCTTTTTTGCCATTGCCGATTATGAGGTCTTTCGTTTTACGCATCAGAGACTTTCGTATTCTTACTTGCGGACTTATTTTCATTTGTCGAATATTTCGGATGCAACGACCATTTCGACTCTCGGAGGCGAATCGGCTACGGTTTGGTTTTTGGGCGCGCTCTTTGCGATGGTGTCGGCTGCGGTCTTCTTTTGTGTGTATTGGACGAATCGCAAGTGCCGTTTGAAGAAAGCGGGCCAGCCGACCAAGCTTGTGTTTGCAAAGAAAATTCCGGTGACAATGCTCGTGTTGGGCCTTGTGCTTTCGGTGATTCCGTTGATTTTATTCTTGGCGGGAACGCGTGGCACGGTAACAGTCCCGCTGATTCACTTCCCGGTGGATATGCGTTTTACGCTTGGCAAGCATACGATTACGGCTCCGATTTTACATATTGCGGCAGAAGAATCGTTTGAATTTGTGCGGGATAATTACAAGATTACCGATGAACTCATGAAAGAATTGGATTCTTTTTTACCCGCGGATTTTGCGGAGAATCGTGTGAGCCTTGAATATCCGGGCTTCCGCAAGGCTTCTGCTGCTAAATTCAAGGCGACGCATCCGTACAACATCGTTTTTATTTTTGGGGAATCTTTCAAAGGCTGCATTTTCAATCAGATGCTCGAAGGGGATACTACCCTTGCTCCGAACATTTGGAAGTTGGCAAATGAAGGCGCGATTTGGTTCAAGAATGCGTTCAGCAGTGGATATCCGACGGTGCGCGGCACCATGTCAACGTACTTGGGCTTTCCTTCGCATCCGAACCGGGATTTGCCGAGTTTTTATGCGTCGAATCGTTTCAAGGGGTTTCCAGAATATTTGACCGATTATACCCGTGCTTATGTGACGATTTCGAATCCGATTTTTGACCATACGCTCCCGTTTGTGGAACGCTTTTTCGGGGATAATTGGCATGTTGTTCCAGAACCTAAAATTCACGGTACTATGGATAGCTTGGGGGCAAATCTTGCGATTGAAAATCTTGCAAAGATGCCGACCGACAAGAATTGGTTCCTGCTCTTTAACACGATTGCTTCGCATATTCCGTTCCAGAATTATCCAGACGCATTTGACGCAAAACCGGACGATGCGATGTACCGCTACCGCGCCGCTGTACGTTACACTGATCAGCAGTTGGGCCGTTTCTTTGAAGAACTTTCCAAACGCCCAGACTATGACAATACGGTGGTGATTTTGCTGGGCGATCACGATACGCCTGTGGATTCGTTGGACTACCGTGTTCCGCAACCACTTGGCGTTTCCGCTTCGCAGATTTTTATGTGTATCTTCTCGAAGGATACAAATTTGGTGAAAGGTTTGACGGTGCGTGAAGATGTCGCTGCCCAGCATGACATCGGCCCAACTGTGATGGATTTAGCCCAGGTGCGAGGCGCAAATCACTTTTGGGGCTATGACCTTTTGACGGATCAACGCCCCGAAAATCAACCGTCGATATTTCTTACGCAGAATGCCTATTACCTTGGATTCCGGGATTCTGTGATTGTCGGCGGGCTTGAAAATGAAGATGTCTTTGTCGGGAAAAAGGGAGTATACCGGGAGTCTTCCGATGCAACTGCAAAGGCGTGGAGAGAAAATGCGATTGGGGCAAGTAAAATAATCCGAACTTTGCTCCGAAACGACAAGATGATGCCGCCCGAGTAG
- a CDS encoding GGDEF domain-containing protein, with translation MEFERLETLPISRSDFNKLDVFRKVSFESLAGYLLGCRTFVADPGTVLIDPDHLERNLIVVLDGSLEARSVNGKGLVYSTIEVGQCAGEMSVIDNVKPSARVVAKEKSRVLMIPADVAMAMLNASHDLCLNFLHILSSRVRNNSNMVVEEEFHIRCIEESSKVDSLTGLHNRRWLQEMYTREMHRSNAGNYPLAALMIDIDFFKDVNDTFGHLAGDQVLIAVAQVIADNMRPTDMPVRYGGEEFSIFLPEATIENARIVGERLRKGVESTPIHLDSGEEIKVTVSVGISERRKNDSVQDLIDRSDKALYHAKQNGRNRTCLNVEDNSLFLV, from the coding sequence ATGGAATTTGAAAGATTAGAGACATTACCGATTTCGCGCAGTGACTTTAACAAGTTGGATGTTTTTCGAAAGGTTTCCTTCGAAAGCTTGGCCGGCTATTTGCTCGGCTGCCGGACTTTTGTGGCGGATCCGGGGACTGTTTTGATTGATCCCGACCATCTTGAACGCAATCTGATTGTGGTGCTCGATGGGTCTCTAGAAGCGCGTTCTGTCAACGGCAAGGGTCTTGTTTACAGTACGATCGAAGTAGGGCAGTGCGCTGGTGAAATGTCGGTGATCGATAATGTAAAGCCCAGTGCGCGTGTCGTGGCGAAGGAAAAGAGCCGAGTCTTGATGATTCCGGCAGATGTCGCCATGGCGATGCTCAATGCGTCGCATGATCTCTGTTTGAATTTTTTGCATATTCTGAGCAGCCGTGTGCGCAATAACAGCAATATGGTGGTGGAAGAAGAATTCCATATCCGTTGCATTGAAGAATCTTCCAAGGTGGATTCTTTGACGGGCTTGCACAATCGTCGTTGGCTTCAAGAAATGTACACGCGTGAAATGCATCGCAGCAACGCGGGCAACTATCCGCTGGCCGCTTTGATGATCGACATAGATTTTTTTAAAGATGTGAATGATACGTTTGGACATCTCGCCGGGGATCAGGTTCTGATTGCGGTGGCGCAGGTGATTGCGGACAATATGCGTCCGACGGATATGCCTGTGCGTTACGGTGGCGAAGAGTTCTCCATTTTTTTGCCGGAAGCGACGATTGAAAATGCTCGAATTGTGGGGGAACGTTTACGCAAAGGCGTGGAGTCCACTCCGATTCATCTGGATTCGGGCGAAGAAATCAAGGTGACTGTCAGTGTCGGGATTTCGGAACGCCGTAAGAATGACTCGGTTCAAGACTTGATCGATCGTTCGGATAAGGCGCTTTACCATGCAAAACAGAACGGTCGAAATCGTACCTGTTTGAACGTGGAAGACAATTCGCTTTTTCTTGTGTAA
- a CDS encoding low molecular weight protein-tyrosine-phosphatase: MISILFVCHGNICRSPMAEFVMKKIVADAGLDYEFCIESAATSAEEIGNPVYPPARKMLQKHGICSDGKTACQMTAKDLETFDYVILMDENNLRNLKWILARSPFEDLNISKDPWKRRLQKVSLLMDYTDKPREVADPWYTGDFQATWDDVWEGCSGLLEFLKPHFSK; encoded by the coding sequence ATGATTTCGATTCTGTTTGTTTGCCATGGAAATATTTGCCGCAGTCCGATGGCGGAATTTGTAATGAAAAAGATTGTGGCTGATGCTGGACTCGATTATGAATTTTGCATTGAAAGTGCCGCGACAAGTGCAGAAGAAATCGGGAATCCGGTGTACCCGCCTGCCCGTAAAATGTTGCAAAAACATGGGATTTGCTCCGATGGAAAGACGGCTTGCCAGATGACGGCCAAGGATTTAGAAACTTTCGATTATGTCATTTTGATGGATGAAAATAATCTGCGCAATTTAAAATGGATTTTGGCGCGTTCACCCTTTGAAGATTTGAATATTTCAAAGGATCCATGGAAACGGCGGCTGCAAAAGGTCTCTCTGCTAATGGATTATACAGATAAACCTCGGGAAGTGGCCGATCCATGGTATACAGGCGATTTTCAAGCGACTTGGGACGATGTTTGGGAAGGCTGCTCAGGACTTTTGGAATTCCTGAAACCACATTTTTCAAAATGA